In one window of Microbacterium sp. PM5 DNA:
- a CDS encoding magnesium and cobalt transport protein CorA, which produces MTLIDNAVYKDGVRVATPASLDEAYALQEAHAGFAWIGLYRPSDEELASVATEFELHPLAIEDAALGHQRSKVERYGDTLFVVLRPARYDDEREELDIGELHLFVGPDFVITIRHAESPDLGAVRRRLEQQPELLALGSEAVLYAVLDRVVDEYEPLVAGIENDIDEIEDDLFGDADDDALSRRIYELSGELNRFARATHPLVPIIEWLQRGHDAYHVDIELQRRLRDVRDHALRVTERIDGFRAVLDKALIVHSALVSRRQTEVNLAQNEQVKKISSWAAIIFAPTLIGTVYGMNFDVMPELHWEYGYPVALGVMVAFPTVLYLIFKRRRWL; this is translated from the coding sequence ATGACCCTGATCGACAACGCCGTCTACAAGGACGGCGTGCGCGTCGCCACCCCCGCCTCGCTCGACGAGGCCTATGCCCTCCAGGAGGCGCACGCGGGTTTCGCGTGGATCGGCCTGTACCGTCCGTCGGACGAAGAGTTGGCATCGGTCGCGACGGAGTTCGAACTGCATCCCCTCGCCATCGAGGACGCGGCTCTGGGTCACCAGCGTTCGAAGGTCGAGCGCTACGGCGACACGCTGTTCGTCGTGCTGCGTCCCGCGCGCTACGACGACGAGCGCGAAGAGCTCGACATCGGCGAGCTGCATCTGTTCGTCGGCCCCGACTTCGTCATCACCATCCGTCACGCCGAATCGCCCGATCTCGGGGCCGTGCGGCGGCGCCTCGAACAGCAGCCGGAACTGCTGGCGCTGGGATCGGAAGCGGTGCTGTACGCCGTGCTCGACCGTGTCGTCGACGAGTACGAGCCTCTGGTGGCCGGCATCGAGAACGACATCGACGAGATCGAGGACGACCTGTTCGGCGACGCGGACGACGATGCGCTGTCCCGCCGCATCTACGAGCTGTCGGGCGAGCTGAACCGCTTCGCGCGGGCCACGCACCCGCTCGTCCCGATCATCGAGTGGCTGCAACGCGGCCACGACGCCTACCACGTCGACATCGAGTTGCAGCGGCGGCTGCGCGATGTCCGCGACCATGCCCTCCGCGTCACCGAGCGCATCGACGGCTTCCGTGCCGTGCTCGACAAGGCGCTCATCGTGCATTCCGCGCTCGTCTCGCGGCGCCAGACCGAGGTGAATCTGGCCCAGAACGAACAGGTGAAGAAGATCTCCTCGTGGGCGGCGATCATCTTCGCCCCGACGCTGATCGGCACGGTCTACGGCATGAACTTCGACGTCATGCCCGAACTGCACTGGGAGTACGGCTATCCCGTCGCCCTCGGTGTGATGGTGGCTTTCCCCACCGTGCTCTACCTGATCTTCAAGCGGCGTCGGTGGTTGTGA
- a CDS encoding nucleoside deaminase, which yields MSLPVRADDESALRRALALAAEAGAAGEIPVGAVVRDAAGTVIGVGRNRREATADPTAHAEIVALREAAASLGTWNLEGCTLTVTLEPCLMCAGAILQAHITRVVFGAWDEKAGAAGSVYDVLRDRRLPVRAEVVGGILEDDARALLRTFFDARR from the coding sequence ATGAGCCTGCCCGTGCGTGCCGACGACGAGAGCGCGCTGCGTCGCGCGCTCGCGCTCGCCGCCGAGGCCGGTGCCGCGGGCGAGATCCCGGTGGGTGCCGTCGTGCGGGATGCCGCGGGCACCGTGATCGGCGTCGGACGCAATCGGCGCGAGGCCACGGCCGATCCCACCGCCCACGCGGAGATCGTGGCGCTGCGCGAGGCCGCGGCATCCCTCGGCACCTGGAATCTGGAGGGGTGCACGCTCACGGTCACCCTCGAGCCCTGCCTGATGTGCGCGGGCGCCATTCTGCAGGCGCACATCACACGCGTCGTGTTCGGCGCGTGGGACGAGAAGGCGGGAGCTGCCGGATCGGTGTACGACGTGCTGCGCGACCGGCGGCTTCCGGTGCGGGCCGAGGTGGTCGGCGGCATCCTCGAGGACGACGCGCGCGCTCTGCTGCGCACCTTCTTCGACGCCCGTCGCTGA
- a CDS encoding ABC transporter substrate-binding protein: protein MTHRTSRVRRALAAAAALTGAALVLSACAGGSASTAETHNLTIGVVAEPEKSPDPIIDGSLAGYNIYYNLFDQLTVLDADGKIQPSLATSWTPNADFTQWTFTLRDDVKFQDGEPLKASDVVFTYETVLHTPDSDNLGYMGMLQSVSAPDDHTVVFDLNSSFSPWPSITTAQSIVPEKVYTALGSEGFAAAPVGSGPFSFVSWKRGVDYVLKRNDAYWGGAPKIDTLTFQTVSDEEARLNGVISGSLDVALISPNQVSSAEGSGVDVRSRAANGTTFLGINSTSGPLADERVRQAVWHAIDRDALVKTVLSGRAVANDQIVAANVTGYAADAKGPAYDPAAAKALLAAAGYNGEAIPLEYATSGRIPMSAEIAQAIAGYLEAAGFTVTLSGMDQATLSNRIYSTVDMKGLYLNTWAPSTMDGDMPATNLFAGGQNDYAKSPQTAALVAKQRTVAGDDRIGVFRDLAEANFQAAYIVPLFTPEADYAVSPKVTWTPRVDGEYDLADVSFAG from the coding sequence ATGACCCACCGCACATCCCGCGTCCGTCGCGCGCTCGCCGCCGCGGCCGCGCTCACCGGCGCCGCGCTCGTCCTGTCTGCCTGCGCCGGCGGCTCGGCGTCGACCGCCGAGACCCACAACCTGACGATCGGCGTCGTCGCGGAGCCGGAGAAGTCGCCCGACCCGATCATCGACGGGTCGCTGGCGGGCTACAACATCTACTACAACCTGTTCGACCAGCTGACGGTGCTCGATGCCGACGGCAAGATCCAGCCGTCGCTGGCCACGTCGTGGACGCCGAACGCGGACTTCACCCAGTGGACGTTCACGCTCCGCGACGACGTGAAGTTCCAGGACGGCGAGCCGTTGAAGGCGTCGGACGTGGTCTTCACGTACGAGACCGTGCTGCACACGCCCGACTCGGACAACCTCGGCTACATGGGCATGCTGCAGTCGGTGTCGGCGCCCGATGATCACACGGTCGTCTTCGACCTCAACTCGTCGTTCTCGCCCTGGCCGTCGATCACGACGGCGCAGTCGATCGTTCCCGAGAAGGTCTACACCGCGCTCGGCTCGGAGGGCTTCGCCGCCGCGCCCGTCGGCAGCGGCCCCTTCTCCTTCGTCAGCTGGAAGCGCGGCGTCGACTACGTGCTCAAGCGCAACGACGCCTACTGGGGCGGGGCGCCGAAGATCGACACGCTCACCTTCCAGACCGTCTCCGACGAGGAGGCACGCCTCAACGGCGTCATCTCCGGCAGCCTCGATGTCGCCCTGATCTCGCCGAACCAGGTCTCCTCGGCCGAGGGCAGCGGCGTGGACGTGCGCTCCCGCGCCGCCAACGGCACCACCTTCCTCGGCATCAACTCGACGTCCGGCCCGTTGGCCGATGAGCGCGTGCGCCAGGCCGTCTGGCACGCGATCGACCGCGACGCCCTGGTGAAGACCGTGCTGAGCGGTCGCGCGGTGGCCAACGATCAGATCGTGGCCGCCAACGTCACCGGCTACGCGGCCGATGCGAAGGGTCCGGCCTACGACCCCGCCGCCGCGAAGGCGCTGCTCGCCGCGGCCGGCTACAACGGCGAGGCGATCCCCCTGGAGTACGCGACCAGCGGCCGCATCCCGATGAGCGCCGAGATCGCGCAGGCGATCGCGGGCTACCTGGAGGCGGCCGGCTTCACGGTGACCCTCTCCGGAATGGACCAGGCCACGCTCTCCAACCGCATCTACAGCACCGTCGACATGAAGGGGCTCTACCTCAACACGTGGGCGCCCTCGACGATGGACGGCGACATGCCCGCGACGAACCTGTTCGCCGGAGGACAGAACGACTACGCGAAGAGCCCGCAGACGGCGGCTCTCGTCGCGAAGCAACGCACCGTCGCCGGCGATGACCGGATCGGCGTCTTCCGCGACCTGGCCGAGGCCAACTTCCAGGCCGCCTACATCGTGCCGCTGTTCACGCCCGAGGCCGACTACGCGGTATCGCCGAAGGTCACCTGGACGCCGCGCGTCGACGGCGAGTACGACCTCGCCGATGTGAGCTTCGCCGGCTGA
- a CDS encoding aspartate/glutamate racemase family protein, translated as MTTKILAVNCNTDTAMTAAIAAIGQAAASPGTTVVGVTPAWGPASAEGYVESLVTATAVMDAVARRTDAFDAVVMAGFGEHGREGMRQLITQPVVDITEAAVFTACLLGHRVGVVTTVASALAGIHDSITTMGMAGRCCSVRAADVHVSSIGDDVARTADALEGTGRAVLADGADVLVLGCAGFAGLDAELERRLGVPVVDGVAAAVRWAESLVALGKRTSTAGPYAPRDREKVWSGPPLGALRLLT; from the coding sequence ATGACCACGAAGATCCTCGCGGTCAACTGCAACACCGATACGGCCATGACCGCGGCGATCGCGGCGATCGGCCAGGCGGCGGCCTCACCGGGAACGACGGTCGTCGGCGTGACCCCGGCGTGGGGTCCCGCGTCGGCCGAAGGGTATGTCGAGAGCCTGGTGACCGCGACGGCGGTGATGGATGCCGTCGCCCGCCGCACCGACGCCTTCGACGCCGTCGTGATGGCGGGCTTCGGCGAGCACGGTCGGGAGGGGATGCGCCAGCTCATCACCCAGCCCGTCGTCGACATCACCGAGGCGGCCGTGTTCACCGCATGCCTGCTGGGTCATCGCGTCGGCGTCGTCACGACGGTGGCCTCAGCGCTCGCCGGCATCCACGACAGCATCACGACGATGGGCATGGCCGGTCGCTGCTGCTCCGTGCGCGCGGCCGACGTGCACGTCTCGAGCATCGGCGATGATGTCGCCCGCACCGCCGACGCGCTCGAGGGCACGGGACGCGCCGTGCTCGCCGACGGCGCCGACGTGCTCGTGCTCGGCTGCGCCGGTTTCGCCGGACTGGATGCCGAGCTGGAACGCCGGCTGGGGGTGCCCGTGGTCGACGGCGTCGCCGCCGCCGTGCGCTGGGCCGAGAGCCTGGTCGCCCTCGGCAAGCGCACCAGTACGGCCGGTCCGTACGCGCCGCGCGACCGCGAGAAGGTGTGGTCAGGACCACCCCTGGGAGCTCTCCGTCTGTTGACCTGA
- the upp gene encoding uracil phosphoribosyltransferase has protein sequence MRVHVADHPLITHKLTVLRDERTPSPVFRQLTEELLTLLAYEATRSVRVEEVEIQTPVTTTTGVRISEPRPLVVPILRAGLGMLDGMVKLLPTAEIGFLGMARNEQTLEPYTYAERLPDDLSDRQCFVLDPMLATGGSLGAAIDFLFARGAQDVTAICILGAPEGVAKIEELVGERDVTLVLGALDERLNEKGYIVPGLGDAGDRLYGTV, from the coding sequence ATGCGCGTGCACGTTGCCGATCACCCCCTCATCACCCACAAGCTGACCGTGCTGCGCGACGAGCGCACACCGTCGCCGGTGTTCCGTCAGCTCACCGAGGAGCTGCTGACGCTTCTCGCCTACGAGGCGACCCGCAGCGTGCGCGTCGAAGAGGTCGAGATCCAGACGCCCGTCACGACGACGACCGGGGTGCGCATCTCCGAGCCGCGACCCCTCGTGGTGCCGATCCTGCGCGCCGGCCTCGGCATGCTCGACGGAATGGTGAAGCTGCTGCCCACCGCCGAGATCGGCTTCCTCGGCATGGCGCGCAACGAGCAGACCCTGGAGCCCTACACGTACGCCGAGCGCCTTCCCGACGACCTCAGCGACCGCCAGTGCTTCGTTCTCGACCCGATGCTCGCGACCGGTGGATCGCTCGGCGCGGCGATCGACTTCCTCTTCGCCCGCGGCGCGCAGGACGTGACCGCGATCTGCATCCTCGGCGCACCCGAGGGCGTCGCGAAGATCGAGGAGCTCGTGGGCGAGCGCGACGTGACCCTCGTGCTCGGTGCGCTCGACGAGCGCCTGAACGAGAAGGGCTACATCGTTCCCGGCCTCGGGGACGCCGGCGACCGCCTCTACGGCACCGTCTGA
- a CDS encoding amidohydrolase family protein, translating into MTLTLLHDVRPWGGAPADVLVDADGIREIAAPGTIDPAITTADAVTIDGDGGILIPSFSDVHVHLDSTRMGLPFRPNTAGETRWSHIMNDRENWRFAERPVAERATYTLGRMIAQGATRVRSHAQVDADSGLEKFEGVLAAREAHRQRAAVEIVAFPQVGIHLEDGVPDLLDAALRSGADLIGGIDPCEIDRDPVRHLDTVFDLADRHGVGVDIHLHEGGSLGLFSLDLVLERTRALGMTGRVSVSHAFSLADRSPGVDRALEQIAELDVALTTIAPKGSLSVPLDLPVERLLQMGIRVGLGMDGQRDYWSPWGDGDMLERTWMLAFTQGFSRDDLIEDCLAIGTWGGASVIDAALPRLAPGVRPGVAVGDPAELVVVRGDTPTAAVMDRDPRRIVIHRGRVVAQDDELT; encoded by the coding sequence GTGACCCTCACTCTGCTGCACGACGTCCGCCCCTGGGGAGGTGCGCCCGCCGACGTGCTGGTGGACGCCGACGGCATCCGCGAGATCGCCGCCCCCGGCACGATCGACCCCGCGATCACCACCGCGGATGCCGTGACGATCGACGGCGACGGCGGCATCCTGATCCCCTCGTTCAGCGACGTGCACGTGCACCTCGACTCGACGCGCATGGGTCTGCCGTTCCGACCGAACACCGCCGGAGAGACGCGTTGGTCGCACATCATGAACGACCGGGAGAACTGGCGCTTCGCCGAGCGCCCGGTCGCCGAACGGGCGACGTACACGCTCGGCCGCATGATCGCCCAGGGCGCCACTCGCGTGCGCAGTCACGCGCAGGTGGATGCCGATTCGGGATTGGAGAAGTTCGAGGGCGTGCTCGCCGCGCGCGAGGCGCATCGGCAGCGTGCGGCGGTCGAGATCGTCGCGTTCCCGCAGGTCGGCATCCATCTCGAAGACGGTGTTCCCGATCTGTTGGATGCGGCCCTGCGTTCGGGAGCCGACCTCATCGGCGGCATCGACCCGTGCGAGATCGATCGCGATCCGGTGCGCCACCTCGACACGGTCTTCGACCTGGCCGACCGCCACGGCGTCGGCGTGGACATCCACCTGCACGAGGGCGGATCGCTCGGGCTGTTCTCCCTCGACCTGGTCCTCGAGCGCACCCGTGCACTCGGCATGACGGGGCGCGTGAGCGTCTCGCACGCGTTCTCGCTGGCCGATCGCTCCCCCGGCGTCGATCGCGCCCTGGAGCAGATCGCGGAACTCGACGTCGCCCTCACGACGATCGCCCCCAAGGGCTCGCTGTCGGTCCCCCTCGACCTCCCCGTCGAGCGCCTGCTCCAGATGGGCATCCGTGTGGGGCTCGGGATGGACGGACAGCGCGACTACTGGTCGCCGTGGGGTGACGGCGACATGCTGGAGCGCACCTGGATGCTCGCGTTCACGCAGGGCTTCTCCCGCGACGATCTCATCGAGGACTGCCTGGCGATCGGCACCTGGGGCGGCGCTTCGGTCATCGACGCCGCGCTGCCCCGGCTCGCTCCCGGCGTCCGCCCCGGCGTGGCCGTCGGCGACCCGGCGGAGCTCGTCGTCGTCCGCGGCGACACGCCCACCGCCGCCGTGATGGACCGTGACCCGCGGCGCATCGTCATCCACCGCGGTCGCGTGGTCGCCCAGGACGACGAGCTGACATGA
- a CDS encoding alpha/beta hydrolase, giving the protein MTLLDGITSRIIDTDRLRVGILERRGDNPAATADQTVILVHGNVSSSLFWQELMQDLPSDLRVVAIDLRGFGETESAPVDATRGVRDFSDDVFATLQALGIETAHLVGWSMGGGVVMQYAIDHPARSLTLQAPVSPYGFGGTRRDGSRVTADDAGCGAGGANPDFVQRLTDRDTTDEAPTSPRSVFRSGYVAPGYASAHEDIWVESMNTTSTATGNYPGDSVASENWPGFAAGRLGVLNTMAPQYFDTSAIVEISPKPPVLWVRGSADAIVSDASFFDINHLGALGVIPGWPGAELAPAQEMVSQTRDVLDAYRAAGGTVTEVVFEGVGHAPHLERPAQFRRALLENIGYIGRPADPAPPTEAIILSSSD; this is encoded by the coding sequence ATGACGCTCCTCGACGGCATCACCTCCCGGATCATCGACACCGATCGCCTGCGCGTCGGCATCCTCGAACGCCGCGGCGACAACCCGGCCGCGACCGCGGATCAGACGGTGATCCTGGTGCACGGCAACGTGTCGTCCAGCCTGTTCTGGCAGGAGCTCATGCAGGATCTGCCCAGCGATCTGCGGGTCGTCGCCATCGACCTCCGCGGCTTCGGCGAGACCGAGAGCGCACCCGTCGACGCGACGCGCGGCGTCCGTGACTTCAGCGACGACGTGTTCGCCACGCTGCAGGCGCTGGGCATCGAGACGGCCCACCTCGTCGGCTGGTCGATGGGCGGCGGCGTGGTCATGCAGTACGCGATCGACCACCCCGCACGCTCCCTCACGCTGCAGGCTCCGGTCTCGCCCTACGGCTTCGGCGGCACCCGCCGCGACGGATCGCGCGTGACCGCCGACGATGCGGGTTGCGGTGCGGGCGGCGCCAACCCCGACTTCGTCCAGCGCCTCACCGACCGCGACACGACCGACGAGGCCCCCACGTCGCCGCGCAGCGTCTTCCGCTCGGGTTACGTCGCGCCCGGCTACGCGAGCGCGCACGAGGACATCTGGGTCGAGTCGATGAACACCACCTCCACCGCGACGGGCAACTACCCCGGCGACAGCGTCGCCAGCGAGAACTGGCCGGGATTCGCCGCCGGACGGCTGGGCGTGCTGAACACCATGGCGCCGCAGTACTTCGACACGTCGGCGATCGTGGAGATCAGTCCCAAGCCGCCCGTCCTCTGGGTGCGCGGCTCCGCCGACGCGATCGTCTCGGACGCCTCGTTCTTCGACATCAACCACCTCGGCGCGCTCGGCGTGATCCCGGGGTGGCCGGGCGCTGAGCTCGCCCCCGCGCAGGAGATGGTGTCGCAGACCCGCGACGTGCTCGACGCCTACCGCGCGGCGGGAGGCACCGTCACCGAAGTGGTCTTCGAGGGCGTCGGCCACGCGCCGCACCTGGAGCGGCCCGCACAGTTCCGCCGCGCCCTGCTGGAGAACATCGGCTACATCGGCCGGCCGGCCGATCCCGCCCCGCCCACCGAGGCGATCATCCTCAGCTCCTCCGACTGA
- a CDS encoding ATP-binding cassette domain-containing protein codes for MSAAEPVLQIDDLHVRFTRRTGWRRRHVVDAVDGVSLTLHRGETLGLVGESGCGKSTLVRTVFGLNTPASGEIRILGQRIDDLPPLQRRRLRNRVQLVFQDPYSSLDPRLSVHDIVAEPLTIVGRYSKDRVVELLESVGIGSESLRRTPAQFSGGQRQRIGIARALALEPEVLVLDEPVSALDVSVQAQVINLLQDLQRERQLSYLFIAHDLSVVRHLSDRVAVMRAGRIVEIGARDEIFERPQHAYTRTLLAAIPIPDPHLRADAPPAPAPALTRTNRGTP; via the coding sequence ATGAGCGCCGCAGAACCCGTCCTGCAGATCGACGACCTGCACGTGCGATTCACCCGACGCACCGGGTGGCGCCGCCGCCACGTCGTCGATGCCGTGGACGGCGTCTCCCTCACCCTGCATCGCGGCGAGACGCTGGGCCTGGTCGGCGAGTCCGGATGCGGCAAGTCGACGCTCGTGCGCACGGTGTTCGGGCTGAACACCCCGGCATCCGGCGAGATCCGCATCCTCGGCCAGCGCATCGACGACTTGCCGCCGCTGCAGCGGCGACGCCTGCGCAACCGCGTGCAGCTGGTGTTCCAAGACCCCTACTCGTCGCTGGATCCGCGCCTCAGCGTCCACGACATCGTCGCCGAGCCGCTCACGATCGTCGGGCGCTACTCCAAAGACCGTGTCGTCGAGTTGCTGGAGAGCGTCGGCATCGGGTCGGAGAGCCTGCGCCGCACCCCCGCACAGTTCTCGGGGGGCCAGCGGCAGCGCATCGGCATTGCCCGCGCGCTCGCTCTCGAGCCGGAGGTGCTCGTCCTCGACGAGCCCGTCTCGGCACTGGACGTGTCGGTCCAGGCGCAGGTGATCAACCTCCTGCAGGACCTGCAGCGCGAACGTCAGCTCTCCTACCTCTTCATCGCACACGACCTGTCCGTCGTCCGCCATCTCTCCGACCGCGTCGCCGTCATGCGCGCCGGTCGCATCGTCGAGATCGGCGCCCGCGACGAGATCTTCGAACGGCCCCAGCACGCGTACACGCGGACGCTCCTGGCCGCGATCCCGATCCCCGACCCGCACCTGCGGGCGGATGCACCACCCGCACCAGCACCTGCCCTCACCCGAACGAACAGAGGAACGCCATGA